A region from the Flavobacteriales bacterium genome encodes:
- a CDS encoding sigma-70 family RNA polymerase sigma factor, producing the protein MSDSATIEELTDRLFRHEAGRMVGALTRLFGTQHLELAEDVVQETLLKAMRDWPYHGVPENPAAWLHRVAKNLAIDQLRRKSRGVELLKENAALLRSEWTLSATVAEAFSEETIADDQLRMLFACCHPSIPQEQQVALALRTLCGFSVAEIARAFVTNEETINKRLYRAREAFRAIGRVELPPTQELPLRLQPVLATIYLLFNEGYNSTDHKDLIREDLIEEALRLGDMLVRHPLTAGSQSHALLALMLFHAARSEARLDADGAIILLADQDRSRWDRRLILLAERFLQEAGRGGDVSAYLLEAGIAGIHAHAPSFEETDWSTIVALYDRLLTLAPTAIVRFNRAIAVSKAQGAAAGLKALEAVEGLAKWHLYHAARGDLLRELERKDEALVAYDHAMDLTASPAETALLRKRAIELDLERS; encoded by the coding sequence TTGAGCGATAGCGCTACAATAGAGGAACTCACCGACCGTCTTTTCCGCCACGAGGCGGGAAGGATGGTCGGCGCGCTCACGCGCTTGTTCGGCACGCAACACCTGGAGTTGGCGGAGGACGTGGTGCAGGAAACCCTGTTGAAGGCCATGCGCGATTGGCCTTACCACGGTGTGCCGGAGAACCCAGCGGCATGGTTGCATCGCGTGGCGAAGAACCTGGCGATCGACCAATTGCGACGGAAGTCGCGCGGGGTGGAATTGCTGAAGGAGAACGCGGCGCTGCTGCGAAGCGAATGGACCCTCAGCGCTACAGTGGCCGAGGCGTTCAGTGAGGAGACCATCGCGGACGACCAGTTGCGGATGCTCTTCGCGTGCTGTCATCCCTCCATTCCGCAGGAGCAGCAGGTGGCGTTGGCACTGCGGACCCTGTGCGGCTTCAGCGTAGCGGAGATCGCGCGTGCCTTCGTCACCAATGAGGAGACGATCAACAAGCGGCTATATCGGGCCCGCGAGGCCTTCCGTGCCATCGGTCGCGTGGAACTCCCGCCAACGCAGGAACTGCCCTTGCGCTTGCAGCCCGTGCTCGCCACCATCTACCTGCTCTTCAACGAAGGCTATAACAGCACCGATCACAAGGACCTGATCCGCGAGGACCTTATCGAGGAAGCGTTGCGCCTCGGTGACATGCTTGTGCGCCACCCGCTCACCGCTGGGTCCCAGTCCCATGCGTTGCTGGCCTTGATGCTCTTCCATGCGGCGCGCAGCGAGGCGCGCTTGGATGCCGATGGTGCCATCATCCTGCTCGCCGATCAGGACCGCAGCCGTTGGGACCGCCGACTCATCCTACTGGCCGAACGTTTTCTGCAAGAAGCCGGGCGCGGTGGTGACGTAAGCGCCTACCTGCTCGAAGCCGGCATCGCGGGCATCCATGCACATGCGCCGTCCTTCGAAGAGACGGATTGGTCCACGATCGTCGCCCTCTACGACCGCTTGCTCACCTTGGCACCGACGGCCATCGTGCGCTTCAACCGGGCCATTGCGGTGAGCAAGGCACAGGGTGCCGCCGCGGGGCTGAAGGCGCTGGAAGCCGTGGAGGGGCTAGCGAAATGGCACCTCTACCATGCGGCGCGCGGTGATCTATTACGGGAGCTGGAGCGGAAGGATGAAGCGCTTGTGGCCTATGACCATGCCATGGATCTGACGGCCTCACCAGCGGAAACGGCCTTGTTGCGCAAGCGGGCGATCGAACTCGATCTAGAGCGCTCATAA
- a CDS encoding T9SS type A sorting domain-containing protein, with amino-acid sequence MIAARGLSQPVNDNPCNATVLTGNVTCINVSGTNVAATATPTAGLPAPGCAGYNGGDVWYQVTVNGSGQVTVTTTTNGGFTDSGIAFYTAASCAGPFTLQSCDNNSGAGSMSQDTYVGAPGTVLWIRVWENGNNSFGTFNICATAPLPPPANNDPCGAIAVNVTPACSFTGYTNANATNTAGFTAPGCGAFGAGSLDVWFTFVAPPTGIAIIETSAGTMTDAAMALYLDAPPLSCAGPFTLVQCDDDSGPGNMPYLTFNNLTPGATYYLRVWGYGTASGTFNLCVHGPSAVPATGCVYMLELFDSFGNGWGSSSVGISINGGPFTNYSVTGSYGVILLGLNVGDILLVQYTASGPDQGQNSYELSYFPSGSNLYASGATPPSGIVFTQVIDCVPPPAAQQDCVGGATICNSQAFNNTSSNTGNVVDLTAANRGCLAGNERQGTWYYFSPSASGNIGFTIDPSGTDDYDFAVWGPMTGVTCPPPGPPLRCSWALPSGPCPACYNTGCGNGAVDVSEGAGGNGWVAPLTVTAGQVFLLYIDNYSTTGQAFNLTWNLTNGASLDCTVLPVELISFEALPAGDEVDLQWVTASETNSDRFEVERSRDGIEFTTIGSVPAAGTSSMTTHYGFIDSSPHSGLNHYRLRQVDVDGHWEHSSVRTVMMSPDAPAVHLYPNPGHDELEILTAKGDAVGRAQLLDATGRTVLEAPMAGDRLMLSTGTLPSGIYAVRLTSVHGSEMGMARWVKQ; translated from the coding sequence ATGATCGCTGCCCGCGGGCTCTCACAACCCGTCAACGACAATCCTTGCAACGCCACGGTGCTCACCGGGAACGTCACGTGCATCAACGTATCGGGCACCAACGTGGCTGCCACCGCCACGCCTACGGCTGGTCTGCCTGCACCGGGCTGTGCAGGCTACAACGGCGGGGACGTGTGGTACCAAGTGACGGTGAACGGCAGCGGTCAGGTAACGGTGACCACGACCACGAACGGAGGGTTCACCGACAGCGGTATTGCTTTCTATACGGCCGCCAGCTGCGCCGGACCGTTCACCCTGCAATCCTGCGACAACAACAGCGGAGCGGGATCAATGTCACAAGACACGTACGTAGGTGCGCCAGGCACTGTGCTATGGATCAGAGTATGGGAGAACGGGAACAACTCCTTCGGCACGTTCAACATCTGTGCAACAGCCCCGTTGCCACCACCAGCGAACAATGACCCTTGCGGGGCCATCGCCGTGAACGTGACGCCCGCGTGCAGCTTCACCGGATACACCAACGCGAACGCCACCAATACAGCAGGTTTCACAGCACCCGGTTGCGGTGCGTTCGGAGCGGGCTCACTTGATGTTTGGTTCACGTTCGTGGCACCGCCCACCGGCATCGCGATCATCGAAACATCGGCCGGGACAATGACCGATGCCGCCATGGCGCTCTACCTCGATGCCCCTCCTCTGTCTTGTGCCGGCCCCTTCACCCTTGTGCAATGCGATGACGATAGCGGGCCCGGCAACATGCCCTACCTCACCTTCAACAACCTGACACCCGGCGCCACCTACTATCTGCGCGTATGGGGCTACGGCACAGCGTCAGGCACGTTCAACTTGTGCGTGCATGGGCCTTCCGCCGTACCGGCCACGGGTTGCGTTTACATGCTCGAGCTCTTCGACTCGTTCGGCAATGGCTGGGGCAGTTCGTCGGTGGGCATCAGCATCAACGGTGGTCCGTTCACCAATTATTCGGTGACCGGTTCGTACGGGGTGATCCTGCTTGGATTGAACGTCGGCGACATCCTATTGGTGCAGTACACGGCCAGTGGTCCGGACCAGGGCCAGAACAGCTATGAGCTGTCCTATTTCCCATCAGGCAGCAACCTGTACGCTTCCGGTGCAACGCCACCATCCGGCATCGTGTTCACCCAGGTCATCGACTGTGTGCCCCCACCAGCAGCGCAACAGGATTGCGTGGGCGGTGCCACCATCTGCAACAGCCAGGCCTTCAACAACACCTCCAGCAACACCGGGAACGTTGTGGACCTTACCGCTGCCAATCGCGGCTGTCTTGCAGGGAACGAACGGCAGGGCACGTGGTACTACTTCTCTCCTTCGGCCAGCGGCAACATCGGCTTCACGATCGATCCGTCAGGAACGGACGATTATGACTTCGCGGTGTGGGGGCCCATGACCGGCGTTACCTGCCCGCCGCCGGGGCCGCCGTTGCGGTGCAGCTGGGCGTTGCCTTCAGGACCATGCCCCGCTTGCTACAACACCGGTTGTGGCAATGGTGCCGTGGACGTATCGGAGGGTGCGGGAGGCAACGGATGGGTTGCTCCCTTGACCGTCACAGCGGGCCAGGTGTTCTTGCTTTACATCGACAACTACAGTACCACGGGCCAAGCCTTCAATCTGACCTGGAACCTCACCAACGGAGCTTCCCTCGACTGCACCGTGTTGCCAGTTGAACTCATTTCGTTCGAAGCACTCCCGGCCGGTGATGAGGTGGATCTCCAATGGGTGACGGCAAGTGAGACGAACAGCGACCGGTTCGAAGTGGAGCGTTCCAGGGACGGGATCGAATTCACGACCATAGGCAGCGTGCCAGCCGCAGGCACCAGCTCCATGACCACGCATTACGGTTTTATCGACAGCTCTCCTCACAGCGGCCTGAACCATTACCGTTTGCGGCAAGTGGACGTCGACGGACATTGGGAGCATTCGTCCGTGCGCACCGTGATGATGAGCCCCGACGCCCCAGCCGTGCATCTCTACCCCAACCCCGGGCATGACGAACTGGAAATCCTTACGGCCAAAGGCGATGCGGTGGGACGCGCACAACTACTTGACGCGACCGGTCGCACGGTGCTGGAGGCACCCATGGCAGGTGATCGGCTGATGCTCAGTACAGGAACATTGCCGAGCGGCATCTACGCCGTGCGCCTCACCTCGGTGCACGGGAGCGAAATGGGCATGGCGCGCTGGGTGAAGCAGTAG
- a CDS encoding YbhB/YbcL family Raf kinase inhibitor-like protein, whose product MRTFTFLSSLSFAVALNAQTFTLTSSSVGGQATMQEVFNGFGCTGQNQSPQLSWSNAPEGTKSFAITIHDKDAPTGSGWWHWLVFDLPAGTTTLPQGAGDPAKNLLPAGAIQSRTDFGAPGYGGPCPPPGHGPHQYVVTVYALKADKTGLDANASPAVVGYTLNSMMLAKASIVFYYERK is encoded by the coding sequence ATGCGCACCTTCACGTTCCTCTCATCGCTCTCGTTCGCCGTTGCGTTGAACGCCCAGACCTTCACCCTCACCAGCAGCAGCGTTGGTGGACAGGCCACCATGCAGGAAGTCTTCAACGGCTTTGGTTGCACGGGGCAGAACCAAAGCCCGCAGCTGAGCTGGAGCAACGCACCCGAAGGCACCAAGAGCTTCGCCATCACCATCCACGACAAGGACGCGCCCACGGGCAGCGGTTGGTGGCATTGGCTGGTGTTCGACCTTCCCGCCGGCACAACCACCCTTCCACAAGGCGCAGGCGATCCGGCGAAGAACCTGCTGCCCGCAGGCGCCATCCAAAGCCGCACGGATTTCGGTGCGCCCGGCTACGGTGGTCCTTGTCCGCCGCCCGGCCACGGACCGCACCAATACGTGGTGACGGTGTATGCGCTGAAGGCCGACAAGACCGGTCTCGATGCCAACGCTTCACCCGCGGTGGTAGGCTACACGCTCAATAGCATGATGCTGGCCAAGGCGAGCATCGTGTTCTACTACGAGCGGAAGTGA
- a CDS encoding T9SS type A sorting domain-containing protein — MKNTYFSFALAALSCMSAAAQNLIVNGGFETATVPVPTGTPLPFYPNTLDGWGAVTTDGEFILGAAQAHTGTGFMSMLDNGGANPGTPWLGTSGGAGYDRGYQEVDVDPSTSYTLTYWYRAGDGSRYGYGAGSTSVQVEEVLPTNISLINAQEPATNVWQQASVQFTTGLNTTRIIVMFSALGPTSTDTWYDDVVLQESKGEGIMEHGLSANWGFDLAGSLWVEPSTVSSDLRLEIINAAGMRVMAPIVVQAGRSTVDLSTLASGAYVAVLRNTTGYTTQKVIVGR, encoded by the coding sequence ATGAAAAACACCTACTTCTCCTTCGCGCTCGCGGCGCTTTCATGCATGTCTGCCGCCGCGCAGAATCTGATCGTGAACGGCGGCTTCGAGACAGCCACGGTGCCCGTGCCCACCGGCACACCACTGCCGTTCTACCCGAACACCCTTGACGGTTGGGGAGCGGTAACCACCGATGGCGAGTTCATATTGGGAGCCGCCCAAGCGCACACTGGCACCGGCTTCATGAGCATGCTGGACAACGGCGGTGCGAATCCCGGCACACCTTGGTTAGGCACATCAGGTGGTGCCGGTTATGACCGCGGTTACCAGGAGGTGGATGTCGACCCCAGCACTTCCTACACGCTCACCTATTGGTACCGCGCCGGCGATGGCAGCCGCTACGGCTATGGCGCCGGGTCCACTTCCGTGCAAGTGGAAGAAGTGCTGCCCACCAACATTTCGCTGATCAATGCGCAGGAACCCGCCACGAACGTGTGGCAGCAGGCTTCGGTGCAGTTCACCACGGGATTGAACACCACGCGCATCATCGTCATGTTCAGCGCCCTGGGGCCCACGTCCACGGACACTTGGTACGACGATGTGGTCCTGCAGGAGAGCAAAGGTGAAGGCATCATGGAACACGGGCTGTCGGCAAACTGGGGCTTCGACCTCGCGGGTTCCTTGTGGGTGGAGCCATCCACCGTTTCGTCCGACCTGCGTCTGGAGATCATCAACGCTGCCGGTATGCGGGTGATGGCTCCTATCGTTGTGCAAGCCGGTCGTTCCACAGTGGATCTGTCGACCCTGGCCAGCGGTGCGTACGTTGCTGTGTTGCGCAATACAACCGGCTACACGACCCAAAAGGTGATCGTAGGGCGCTGA